A single Gambusia affinis linkage group LG20, SWU_Gaff_1.0, whole genome shotgun sequence DNA region contains:
- the LOC122823548 gene encoding sesquipedalian-1-like isoform X3, which yields MSNLSSKTHSVLQGEIKTSYQKRWFVLKGNLLFYKERPGDRDVIGVIVLEGCTVQLCESEEQFAFSLVWSEPGLRTYKFSAEDQASQESWIKALLSASHSYLALLVTDMEKQYRDALLLHPGQLRRPFTMPNFHTSAPNFVEAAVSNQMLQPSNISVASAFSKKSPKLWSKKNSNLPPVSTPAPPMLEYSDLSLGPEEDFSKMHEDFGKEVKKLIADWSRRRGGDEPALEESLIDLG from the exons ATGAGTAATCTGTCCAGTAAAACACACAGTGTGTTGCAGGGTGAGATAAAGACTTCGTATCAGAAGCGCTGGTTCGTGCTGAAGGGAAACCTCCTCTTCTACAAGGAGCGCCCGGGGGACAGGGACGTGATTGGAGTCATTGTTCTGGAGGGCTGCACCGTCCAGCTGTGCGAGTCCGAGGAGCAGTTCGCCTTCTCTCTGGTGTGGAGCGAGCCGGGACTCCGGACCTACAAGTTTTCGGCGGAGGACCAGGCGAGCCAGGAAAGCTGGATCAAGGCTCTGCTGTCGGCCAGCCACAGCTACCTGGCCCTGCTGGTGACGGACATGGAGAAACAGTACAGAG ATGCGTTGCTGTTGCATCCCGGCCAACTCCGCCGGCCGTTCACGATGCCAAACTTCCACACGTCAGCACCAAACTTTGTGGAAGCAGCAGTCTCCAACCAAATGCTTCAGCCTTCGAACATTTCGGTGGCCAGTGCGTTTTCCAAGAAATCGCCCAAACTGTGGTCTAAGAAGAACTCGAACCTGCCGCCTGTCAGCACGCCTGCTCCGCCGATGTTGGAGTACTCGGATTTGTCTTTAGGTCCAGAGGAAGATTTCAGTAAAATGCATGAAGACTTTGGAAAGGAGGTGAAGAAACTGATTGCTGACTGGTCCAGAAGAAGAGGCGGCGATGAACCAGCTCTGGAGGAAAGCCTGATAGATCTTGGATAA
- the pgap3 gene encoding post-GPI attachment to proteins factor 3, producing the protein MASAFPRCTSVRLPMSVAVILLLMSVTAVQSSQGDKEPVYRDCVKLCVRTNCTGARLLGFESSQPHYMALTGWTCRDDCRYQCMWTTVGLYQAEGYRVPQFHGKWPFVRILCFEEPASALASLLNGLACLLMMLRYRSTVPRQSPMYHTTNAFSLVSLNAWFWSTVFHTRDTFLTEKMDYFCATAVILYSIYLCCVRTLGLRRPGVSSMVGALLILAFTSHVSYLTFVRFDYGYNMAANVSIGMVNMLWWFCWCWQNRRTLPYWWKCGLVVLLLHGLALLELLDFPPLLWILDAHAVWHLSTIPVHFLFYSFLIDDSLYLLNTEKLGVKVE; encoded by the exons ATGGCCTCGGCGTTCCCCCGCTGCACATCTGTCAGACTCCCCATGTCTGTCGCCGTCATCCTCTTGCTGATGTCGGTGACCGCTGTGCAGTCCTCCCAAGGGGACAAGGAGCCGGTGTACCGAGACTGCGTGAAGCTGTGTGTCCGGACGAACTGCACCGGAGCCCGGCTGCTGGGTTTCGAGTCCAGCCAGCCGCACTACATGGCGCTGACAG GTTGGACGTGTCGGGACGACTGTAGATACCAGTGCATGTGGACCACTGTTGGCCTTTACCAGGCTGAGGGATACAGAGTCCCACAGTTCCACGGAAAG tgGCCGTTTGTTCGCATCTTGTGCTTCGAGGAACCTGCGTCTGCGCTGGCATCTCTGCTGAACGGCCTGGCCTGCCTGCTGATGATGCTGCGCTACCGGAGCACGGTGCCACGCCAGAGCCCCATGTACCACACCACCAACGCCTTCTCTCTG gTGTCACTGAATGCTTGGTTCTGGTCTACAGTGTTTCACACCCGGGACACATTTCTCACTGAG aaaatggaCTATTTCTGTGCAACAGCAGTGATTCTTTACTCCATCTACCTGTGCTGCGTCAG GACTTTGGGTTTGAGGCGGCCCGGTGTGTCCAGCATGGTGGGGGCTCTGCTCATCCTGGCCTTCACCTCCCACGTCTCCTACCTGACGTTCGTCAGATTTGACTACGGATACAACATGGCCGCCAATGTGTCCATCG gCATGGTGAACATGCTGTGGTGGTTCTGTTGGTGCTGGCAGAACCGGCGGACTCTCCCCTACTGGTGGAAGTGTGGCCTGGTGGTTCTGCTGCTTCATGGCCTGGccctgctggagctgctggactTCCCGCCGCTGCTCTGGATCCTAGACGCCCACGCTGTGTGGCACCTCAGCACCATCCCAGTGCACTTCCTTTTCTACAG ttTCCTGATAGATGACAGCCTCTATTTACTGAACACAGAGAAGTTGGGGGTTAAAGTTGAGTAG
- the mylpfb gene encoding myosin light chain, phosphorylatable, fast skeletal muscle b isoform X2: MFEQSQIQEYKEAFTIIDQNRDGIISKDDLRDVLATMGQLNVKSDELEAMVKEASGPINFTVFLTMFGEKLKGADPEDVIVSAFKVLDPEGTGSIKKEFLQELLTTQCDRFTTEEMTNLWAAFPPDVAGNVDYKNICYVITHGEDKEE, translated from the exons ATGTTTGAGCAGAGCCAGATCCAGGAGTACAAGGAG GCTTTCACAATCATCGACCAGAACAGAGATGGGATCATCAGCAAGGATGACCTCAGGGATGTGTTGGCCACCATGGGCCAGCTGAACGTGAAGAGCGACGAGCTGGAGGCCATGGTGAAGGAGGCCAGCGGCCCCATCAACTTCACCGTCTTCCTCACCATGTTCGGCGAGAAGCTCAAGG GTGCTGATCCCGAGGATGTCATCGTGAGCGCTTTCAAGGTCCTGGACCCCGAAGGCACTGGCAGCATCAAGAAGGAATT TCTTCAGGAGCTCCTGACCACTCAGTGTGACAGGTTCACCACTGAGGAG ATGACCAATCTGTGGGCTGCCTTCCCCCCCGATGTGGCTGGCAATGTGGACTACAAGAACATCTGCTACGTCATCACACACGGAGAGGACAAGGAGGAGTAG
- the LOC122823547 gene encoding zinc finger protein 568-like, which translates to MSKLERLNARVAKLLTEAVQEVLELVKETVCEYQQRTFRTQRENESLKRQLQELQASLTKENTAVLSSTKPFLEKTDHADERSQDLLFFQNHQPDETSTESTLISAADLGVKQEQRADYKSGAERCRATSEEVQALHCATRESDSASSNNVCNSYTGGIQLPAIKTETEQQQEAGCVDLSCSSSKDLGPQAGAERNGLVFVDLNLAPNGRHGVVNGNRAGTVNGRQISLDHVCRSGLHLCVVCGKTFSRVANLRIHQRCHTGEKPYGCVQCGRRFSQAGDLKKHRRVHTGEKPYYCSQCGKSFSRGENLKRHQRIHIGETLQLQQAWTELQ; encoded by the exons atGTCTAAACTGGAACGTCTGAATGCCCGTGTGGCCAAACTGCTGACTGAGGCTGTGCAGGAGGTTCTGGAGCTGGTGAAAGAGACGGTCTGCGAGTACCAACAAAGAACCTTcagaacacagagagaaaacgaAAGTCTGAAAAGACaactgcaggagctgcaggccAGTCTaaccaaagaaaacacag CTGTTCTCTCTTCGACTAAGCCGTTTCTTGAGAAAACGGATCACGCGGACGAGCGAAGCCAGGATTTGCTCTTCTTTCAGAATCATCAACCAGATGAAACTTCCACAGAGTCAACGCTGATCAGCGCCGCTGATCTCGGTGTGAAGCAGGAGCAACGCGCCGATTACAAATCAGGAGCTGAGCGCTGCAGAGCAACAAGCGAGGAAGTCCAGGCGTTGCACTGTGCAACCAGGGAATCGGACTCTGCGTCGTCCAACAACGTCTGCAACTCTTACACTGGCGGGATCCAGCTTCCTGCCATCAAAACAGAAacggagcagcagcaggaggctgGATGTGTCGACTTGAGCTGCAGCTCTTCTAAAGACCTCGGTCCACAAGCCGGCGCAGAAAGAAACGGACTCGTCTTCGTCGATTTAAATCTCGCCCCCAATGGGAGGCATGGCGTCGTCAACGGCAACAGGGCCGGCACGGTCAACGGTAGGCAAATCAGTTTGGATCATGTTTGCCGAAGCGGCCTCCATCTCTGTGTCGTGTGCGGGAAAACGTTCAGCAGGGTGGCCAACCTGAGGATCCACCAGCGGTGTCACACAGGGGAGAAACCGTACGGCTGCGTACAGTGTGGGAGGCGCTTCAGCCAGGCGGGAGACCTGAAGAAACACAGGAGGGTCCACACAGGGGAGAAACCTTACTACTGCAGCCAGTGTGGGAAGAGCTTCAGCCGAGGAGAGAACTTGAAGAGACACCAACGGATTCACATTGGAGaaactctgcagctgcagcaagcGTGGACAGAGCTGCAGTAG
- the LOC122823548 gene encoding sesquipedalian-1-like isoform X1 — translation MKIDEKVVNYFESCNSPVDKEGYLSKKGEIKTSYQKRWFVLKGNLLFYKERPGDRDVIGVIVLEGCTVQLCESEEQFAFSLVWSEPGLRTYKFSAEDQASQESWIKALLSASHSYLALLVTDMEKQYRDALLLHPGQLRRPFTMPNFHTSAPNFVEAAVSNQMLQPSNISVASAFSKKSPKLWSKKNSNLPPVSTPAPPMLEYSDLSLGPEEDFSKMHEDFGKEVKKLIADWSRRRGGDEPALEESLIDLG, via the exons ATGAAGATTGATGAAAAGGTTGTCAACTACTTTGAATCTTGCAACTCACCTGTGGACAAAGAGGGATACCTGTCCAAAAAG GGTGAGATAAAGACTTCGTATCAGAAGCGCTGGTTCGTGCTGAAGGGAAACCTCCTCTTCTACAAGGAGCGCCCGGGGGACAGGGACGTGATTGGAGTCATTGTTCTGGAGGGCTGCACCGTCCAGCTGTGCGAGTCCGAGGAGCAGTTCGCCTTCTCTCTGGTGTGGAGCGAGCCGGGACTCCGGACCTACAAGTTTTCGGCGGAGGACCAGGCGAGCCAGGAAAGCTGGATCAAGGCTCTGCTGTCGGCCAGCCACAGCTACCTGGCCCTGCTGGTGACGGACATGGAGAAACAGTACAGAG ATGCGTTGCTGTTGCATCCCGGCCAACTCCGCCGGCCGTTCACGATGCCAAACTTCCACACGTCAGCACCAAACTTTGTGGAAGCAGCAGTCTCCAACCAAATGCTTCAGCCTTCGAACATTTCGGTGGCCAGTGCGTTTTCCAAGAAATCGCCCAAACTGTGGTCTAAGAAGAACTCGAACCTGCCGCCTGTCAGCACGCCTGCTCCGCCGATGTTGGAGTACTCGGATTTGTCTTTAGGTCCAGAGGAAGATTTCAGTAAAATGCATGAAGACTTTGGAAAGGAGGTGAAGAAACTGATTGCTGACTGGTCCAGAAGAAGAGGCGGCGATGAACCAGCTCTGGAGGAAAGCCTGATAGATCTTGGATAA
- the mylpfb gene encoding myosin light chain, phosphorylatable, fast skeletal muscle b isoform X1, producing MAPKKAKRRQQQGEGGSSNVFSMFEQSQIQEYKEAFTIIDQNRDGIISKDDLRDVLATMGQLNVKSDELEAMVKEASGPINFTVFLTMFGEKLKGADPEDVIVSAFKVLDPEGTGSIKKEFLQELLTTQCDRFTTEEMTNLWAAFPPDVAGNVDYKNICYVITHGEDKEE from the exons ATG GCACCCAAGAAGGCCAagaggaggcagcagcaggGTGAGGGTGGATCCTCCAACGTGTTCTCCATGTTTGAGCAGAGCCAGATCCAGGAGTACAAGGAG GCTTTCACAATCATCGACCAGAACAGAGATGGGATCATCAGCAAGGATGACCTCAGGGATGTGTTGGCCACCATGGGCCAGCTGAACGTGAAGAGCGACGAGCTGGAGGCCATGGTGAAGGAGGCCAGCGGCCCCATCAACTTCACCGTCTTCCTCACCATGTTCGGCGAGAAGCTCAAGG GTGCTGATCCCGAGGATGTCATCGTGAGCGCTTTCAAGGTCCTGGACCCCGAAGGCACTGGCAGCATCAAGAAGGAATT TCTTCAGGAGCTCCTGACCACTCAGTGTGACAGGTTCACCACTGAGGAG ATGACCAATCTGTGGGCTGCCTTCCCCCCCGATGTGGCTGGCAATGTGGACTACAAGAACATCTGCTACGTCATCACACACGGAGAGGACAAGGAGGAGTAG
- the LOC122823548 gene encoding sesquipedalian-1-like isoform X2 produces the protein MKRLSTTLNLATHLWTKRDTCPKSVLQGEIKTSYQKRWFVLKGNLLFYKERPGDRDVIGVIVLEGCTVQLCESEEQFAFSLVWSEPGLRTYKFSAEDQASQESWIKALLSASHSYLALLVTDMEKQYRDALLLHPGQLRRPFTMPNFHTSAPNFVEAAVSNQMLQPSNISVASAFSKKSPKLWSKKNSNLPPVSTPAPPMLEYSDLSLGPEEDFSKMHEDFGKEVKKLIADWSRRRGGDEPALEESLIDLG, from the exons ATGAAAAGGTTGTCAACTACTTTGAATCTTGCAACTCACCTGTGGACAAAGAGGGATACCTGTCCAAAAAG TGTGTTGCAGGGTGAGATAAAGACTTCGTATCAGAAGCGCTGGTTCGTGCTGAAGGGAAACCTCCTCTTCTACAAGGAGCGCCCGGGGGACAGGGACGTGATTGGAGTCATTGTTCTGGAGGGCTGCACCGTCCAGCTGTGCGAGTCCGAGGAGCAGTTCGCCTTCTCTCTGGTGTGGAGCGAGCCGGGACTCCGGACCTACAAGTTTTCGGCGGAGGACCAGGCGAGCCAGGAAAGCTGGATCAAGGCTCTGCTGTCGGCCAGCCACAGCTACCTGGCCCTGCTGGTGACGGACATGGAGAAACAGTACAGAG ATGCGTTGCTGTTGCATCCCGGCCAACTCCGCCGGCCGTTCACGATGCCAAACTTCCACACGTCAGCACCAAACTTTGTGGAAGCAGCAGTCTCCAACCAAATGCTTCAGCCTTCGAACATTTCGGTGGCCAGTGCGTTTTCCAAGAAATCGCCCAAACTGTGGTCTAAGAAGAACTCGAACCTGCCGCCTGTCAGCACGCCTGCTCCGCCGATGTTGGAGTACTCGGATTTGTCTTTAGGTCCAGAGGAAGATTTCAGTAAAATGCATGAAGACTTTGGAAAGGAGGTGAAGAAACTGATTGCTGACTGGTCCAGAAGAAGAGGCGGCGATGAACCAGCTCTGGAGGAAAGCCTGATAGATCTTGGATAA